Proteins from one Catenuloplanes atrovinosus genomic window:
- a CDS encoding aconitate hydratase, whose translation MASLDTFGAKSELRVGDASYEIFKINKVEGHDRLPYSLKILLENLLRTEDGANITADHIRALGGWDQNADPSVEIQFTPARVLMQDFTGVPCVVDLATMREAVKDLGGDPTKVNPLAPAELVIDHSVIADLFGREDAFQRNVELEYQRNRERYQFLRWGQTAFNEFKVVPPGTGIVHQVNIEYLARTIMERNGQAYPDTVVGTDSHTTMVNGLGVLGWGVGGIEAEAAMLGQPVSMLIPRVVGFKLSGEAPAGTTATDLVLTITEMLRKHGVVSKFVEFYGPGVSAVPLANRATIGNMSPEYGSTVAIFPIDEQTIDYLKLTGRTEQQVALVEAYAKEQGLWLDPDAEPDYSEKLELDLSTIVPSLAGPKRPQDRVPLNAAKAMFRDALGNYVQGVDGHADEASAESFPASDPPANHVDDEADKPHVFSAANGSDGRPSKPTRVVGEDGTEFELDHGAVVIAAITSCTNTSNPQVMIGAALLAKKAVERGLTRKPWVKTTLAPGSKVVMDYYERAGLTPYLEKVGFHLVGYGCTTCIGNSGPLPEAISAAVNEADLTAVSVLSGNRNFEGRINPDVKMNYLASPPLVVAYALAGSMDIDITTEPLGTGSDGKPVYLDDIWPSAQEIDETIAQAIGAEGFSAAYSDVFAGDEQWQSLPTPTGKTFEWSEDSTYVRKPPYFEGMSAEPTPVNDISGARVLAKLGDSVTTDHISPASSIKPDSPAGRYLAEHGVARHEFNSYGSRRGNHEVMIRGTFANIRLRNQLVPGVEGGFTVNHLTGEQTTIYDASVAYAAENVPLVILAGKEYGSGSSRDWAAKGTMLLGVRAVIAESYERIHRSNLIGMGVLPLQFPQGENAESLKLTGTETFTITGVTALNDGTTPRTVKVTTDTGIEFDAVVRIDTPGEADYYRHGGILQYVLRKMIAS comes from the coding sequence CGAGCCTCGACACCTTCGGTGCGAAGAGCGAGCTGCGCGTCGGTGACGCGAGCTACGAGATTTTCAAGATCAACAAGGTGGAAGGTCACGACCGCCTGCCGTACAGCCTGAAGATCCTGCTGGAGAACCTGCTCCGCACGGAGGACGGCGCGAACATCACCGCCGACCACATCCGCGCGCTGGGCGGGTGGGACCAGAACGCGGACCCGAGCGTGGAGATCCAGTTCACGCCGGCCCGCGTGCTGATGCAGGACTTCACCGGCGTGCCCTGCGTCGTCGACCTGGCCACCATGCGCGAGGCGGTCAAGGACCTGGGCGGCGACCCGACCAAGGTCAACCCGCTCGCGCCGGCCGAGCTGGTCATCGACCACTCGGTGATCGCCGACCTGTTCGGCCGCGAGGACGCGTTCCAGCGCAACGTGGAGCTGGAGTACCAGCGCAACCGCGAGCGCTACCAGTTCCTCCGCTGGGGCCAGACCGCGTTCAACGAGTTCAAGGTCGTCCCGCCGGGCACCGGCATCGTGCACCAGGTCAACATCGAGTACCTCGCGCGTACGATCATGGAGCGCAACGGCCAGGCGTACCCGGACACGGTCGTCGGCACCGACTCGCACACCACCATGGTCAACGGCCTGGGCGTGCTGGGCTGGGGCGTCGGCGGCATCGAGGCCGAGGCCGCCATGCTCGGCCAGCCGGTCTCCATGCTCATCCCGCGCGTGGTCGGCTTCAAGCTCTCCGGCGAGGCCCCGGCCGGTACCACCGCCACCGACCTGGTGCTGACCATCACCGAGATGCTCCGCAAGCACGGCGTGGTCAGCAAGTTCGTCGAGTTCTACGGCCCGGGCGTCTCCGCGGTGCCGCTGGCGAACCGCGCCACCATCGGCAACATGTCGCCGGAGTACGGCTCCACCGTCGCGATCTTCCCGATCGACGAGCAGACCATCGACTACCTCAAGCTGACCGGCCGCACCGAGCAGCAGGTCGCGCTGGTCGAGGCGTACGCCAAGGAGCAGGGCCTCTGGCTGGACCCGGACGCGGAGCCGGACTACAGCGAAAAGCTGGAGCTGGACCTCTCCACCATCGTGCCGTCGCTGGCCGGCCCGAAGCGCCCGCAGGACCGCGTCCCGCTGAACGCGGCGAAGGCCATGTTCCGCGACGCGCTCGGCAACTACGTGCAGGGCGTCGACGGCCACGCGGACGAGGCCTCCGCCGAGTCCTTCCCGGCCAGCGACCCGCCGGCCAACCACGTCGACGACGAGGCCGACAAGCCGCACGTGTTCAGCGCCGCCAACGGCTCCGACGGCCGCCCGTCCAAGCCGACCCGGGTGGTCGGCGAGGACGGCACCGAGTTCGAGCTGGACCACGGCGCCGTGGTCATCGCCGCCATCACGTCCTGCACCAACACGTCGAACCCGCAGGTCATGATCGGTGCGGCGCTGCTGGCCAAGAAGGCGGTCGAGCGCGGCCTGACCCGCAAGCCGTGGGTCAAGACCACGCTGGCGCCGGGCTCCAAGGTGGTCATGGACTACTACGAGCGGGCCGGGCTCACGCCGTACCTGGAGAAGGTCGGCTTCCACCTGGTCGGCTACGGCTGCACCACCTGCATCGGCAACTCCGGCCCGCTGCCCGAGGCGATCTCCGCCGCGGTCAACGAGGCCGACCTGACCGCGGTCAGCGTGCTCTCCGGCAACCGCAACTTCGAGGGCCGGATCAACCCGGACGTCAAGATGAACTACCTGGCGTCCCCGCCGCTGGTCGTCGCGTACGCGCTGGCCGGCTCGATGGACATCGACATCACCACCGAGCCGCTCGGCACCGGCTCGGACGGCAAGCCGGTCTACCTCGACGACATCTGGCCGTCCGCGCAGGAGATCGACGAGACCATCGCGCAGGCGATCGGCGCGGAGGGCTTCTCCGCCGCGTACTCCGACGTCTTCGCGGGCGACGAGCAGTGGCAGTCGCTGCCCACGCCGACCGGCAAGACGTTCGAGTGGTCCGAGGACTCCACCTACGTGCGCAAGCCCCCGTACTTCGAGGGCATGTCCGCGGAGCCCACGCCGGTGAACGACATCTCCGGCGCGCGGGTGCTGGCCAAGCTGGGCGACTCGGTCACCACCGACCACATCTCCCCGGCCAGCTCGATCAAGCCGGACTCCCCGGCCGGTCGGTACCTGGCGGAGCACGGCGTGGCCCGGCACGAGTTCAACTCGTACGGCTCCCGCCGCGGCAACCACGAGGTCATGATCCGTGGCACGTTCGCCAACATCCGGCTCCGCAACCAGCTGGTGCCGGGCGTCGAGGGCGGCTTCACGGTCAACCACCTGACCGGCGAGCAGACCACGATCTACGACGCCTCCGTGGCCTACGCCGCGGAGAACGTGCCGCTGGTCATCCTGGCCGGCAAGGAGTACGGTTCCGGCTCGTCCCGCGACTGGGCCGCCAAGGGCACCATGCTCCTCGGCGTCCGCGCCGTCATCGCCGAGTCCTACGAGCGCATCCACCGCTCGAACCTGATCGGCATGGGCGTGCTCCCGCTGCAGTTCCCGCAGGGCGAGAACGCGGAGTCGCTCAAGCTCACCGGCACCGAGACGTTCACCATCACGGGCGTCACCGCGCTGAACGACGGCACCACCCCCCGCACGGTCAAGGTCACCACCGACACCGGCATCGAGTTCGACGCGGTCGTCCGCATCGACACCCCCGGCGAGGCGGACTACTACCGCCACGGCGGCATCCTGCAGTACGTCCTCCGCAAGATGATCGCCAGCTGA